The segment TTAGCAAATGACTTTAACATCACATAGACCAAATTAATTAGGAACAATATCTTTAGTAATAAGGGCATTTTCAAAGTGCCCTTTTACTCCTAAAAGTTGAAGATATGGTCAAATCTTCCATTTTAAGATATATCCTCTAGATGCACAAAAATCTATTAAATGGCAGAATCATGAGATGAGACTGAACTACTTATTTGGGGGCAATTGTATCTCTATCACTGCTTTCTCAGCTATTTCACCGAACCGAACAGGACTCATAGTAGGCCCACAGGGTATGCAGtaacttataaattattttacattactTTTCCTATTCACTTATCTTTATGAGGAAATACttactgatttttctaatttttcaaactCTTTTCAGAAAACTAGGAGGATTTTTCCTGGGAGACACACATTAGCTATGTGAAGCCAACCGTTACTGAGAGAAAATGCCAAACTTTTCTTTGTTCAACACAATCATTTTTGCTTCTTAAAAGGAAACGGAAGATGAAAGACCGACTTCAAGAACTAAAGCAACGAACAAAAGAAATCGAACTCTCCAGAGACAGGCATGTGTTGACTACAGAAGCAGAAGAACAAGGGGTGTTTTTGCAGCAAGCTGTTATTTATGAAAGAGAGCCGGTAGCTGAGAGACACTTACATGAAATCCAAAAACTACAGGAGAGTATTAACAATTTGACAGATGATGTTCAAAAATTTGGGCAGCAACAGAGAAGTCTGGTGGCTTCAATGAGAAGGTTTAGTCTACTTAAGAGAGAGTCTAGCATtacaaaggagataaaaatacAAGCAGAACACATTAACAGAGGTTTGGATGATTTAGTAAAAGAAGTTAAGAAGTCAGAGGCTGAAAATGGTCCATCAGCAGTGGTGACAAGGATACTTAAATCTCAGCATGCTGCGATGTTCCGCCAATTTCAGCAAACAATGTTTACATACAATGACACATTAGCAGCAAAGCAGGAGAAGTGCAAGACATTTATTTTCCGTCAGCTTGAAGTTGCTGGAAAAGAAGTGCCTGAAGAAGAAGTAAATGATATGCTTTATCAAGGCAAATGGGAAGTTTTTAATGAAAGCTTACTTACAGAAATCACTATCACTAAAGCACAACTCTCAGAGATAGAACAAAGACACAAGGAACTTGTTAATTTGGAGAACCAAATAAAAGATTTAAGGGACCTTTTCATTCAGATATCTCTTTTAGTAGAGGAGCAAGGAGAAAGCATCAACAATATCGAAATGATAGTGAATGGTACAAAAGAATATGTTAACACTACTAAAGAGAAATTTGGACTCGctgtaaaataca is part of the Prionailurus viverrinus isolate Anna chromosome C2, UM_Priviv_1.0, whole genome shotgun sequence genome and harbors:
- the STX19 gene encoding syntaxin-19 codes for the protein MKDRLQELKQRTKEIELSRDRHVLTTEAEEQGVFLQQAVIYEREPVAERHLHEIQKLQESINNLTDDVQKFGQQQRSLVASMRRFSLLKRESSITKEIKIQAEHINRGLDDLVKEVKKSEAENGPSAVVTRILKSQHAAMFRQFQQTMFTYNDTLAAKQEKCKTFIFRQLEVAGKEVPEEEVNDMLYQGKWEVFNESLLTEITITKAQLSEIEQRHKELVNLENQIKDLRDLFIQISLLVEEQGESINNIEMIVNGTKEYVNTTKEKFGLAVKYKKRNPCKVLCCWCCPCCGSK